The following coding sequences are from one Thermoplasmata archaeon window:
- the lysS gene encoding lysine--tRNA ligase: MPEESHLERERRGKIARWRAEGREPFPWSFPDRTLVREVRALTSSLAPGEEVVGRTARVAGRLLTIRSHGGTSFIDLEDASGTLQLLLTIHELGEETYTRWLADLDPGDIIGAVGMPAVSRRGEPSLRIQSLELLAKAIAPPPEKFHGLQDPEERIRRRYLDLMSSAESRERFRLRSLLTREIRRYFDAAGFLEVETPILLRVAGGAAAAPFVTRSRYLDSELQLRISIELSLKQLLIGGLERVYEIGRCFRNEDLDSTHSPEFTMLELYWAYADYHDMRRLMEGLFERLGARMLEWQPDSEAARSAAQLFRPPFATLDFVQALEERSGIHDLLSRPTLELGELARRCGATVPADSPPGVSLDKLFEHYVEPTIDRPTFVVDHPASTTPLAKRHRSLSGRVERFEIHCRGFEIANCYTELNDPDEQERRFQEQLAARGEDRYAYDAEFVEALRHGMPPATGIGFGIERIVMALTGAKSIKDVILFPQVRSR, translated from the coding sequence ATGCCGGAGGAGTCCCATCTGGAACGGGAGCGACGCGGGAAGATCGCTCGCTGGCGGGCCGAGGGACGCGAGCCCTTCCCCTGGTCGTTTCCGGATCGAACCCTCGTCCGTGAGGTCCGGGCCCTCACGAGTTCGCTCGCGCCCGGGGAGGAGGTCGTCGGTCGTACCGCGCGCGTCGCCGGTCGACTGCTCACCATCCGCTCTCACGGAGGCACCTCCTTCATCGACCTCGAGGACGCATCGGGGACACTGCAGCTGCTGCTCACGATCCACGAGCTCGGGGAAGAGACCTACACGCGTTGGCTCGCCGACCTCGACCCGGGGGACATTATCGGAGCGGTCGGCATGCCGGCGGTCTCTCGCCGAGGAGAGCCCTCGCTTCGGATTCAATCCCTCGAACTCCTCGCCAAGGCGATTGCGCCGCCCCCGGAGAAGTTCCACGGGCTGCAGGACCCCGAAGAGCGGATCCGCCGGCGCTACCTCGATCTCATGTCCTCCGCCGAGAGCCGAGAGCGATTCCGCCTGCGCTCGCTCCTGACACGCGAGATACGCCGATACTTCGACGCCGCGGGTTTCCTCGAGGTCGAGACCCCGATCCTCCTGCGCGTCGCGGGAGGCGCCGCCGCGGCTCCCTTCGTGACCCGCTCTCGGTACCTCGACTCCGAGCTCCAGCTGCGGATCTCCATCGAGCTCTCCTTGAAGCAACTCCTGATCGGTGGCTTGGAACGGGTCTACGAGATCGGCCGGTGCTTCCGCAACGAGGACCTCGATTCGACCCACTCGCCCGAGTTCACGATGCTCGAGCTCTATTGGGCGTATGCCGACTACCACGACATGCGCCGCCTGATGGAGGGGCTCTTCGAGCGCTTGGGGGCCCGAATGCTCGAGTGGCAGCCGGATTCGGAAGCGGCGCGATCCGCCGCGCAACTGTTCCGTCCTCCGTTCGCTACCCTTGACTTCGTTCAGGCGCTGGAGGAGCGCAGCGGAATCCACGATCTCCTCTCCCGACCGACTCTCGAGCTCGGCGAGCTCGCGCGCCGGTGCGGAGCGACCGTGCCGGCCGACTCTCCGCCGGGCGTGTCTCTGGACAAGCTCTTCGAGCATTACGTCGAGCCGACGATCGATCGTCCGACGTTCGTGGTCGATCATCCGGCATCGACCACCCCCCTCGCGAAGCGCCACCGGAGCCTTTCAGGTCGGGTCGAGCGGTTCGAGATCCATTGCCGTGGGTTCGAGATCGCGAATTGCTACACGGAACTCAACGACCCCGACGAGCAGGAACGACGCTTCCAGGAACAACTCGCCGCACGCGGGGAGGACCGCTACGCGTACGACGCCGAGTTCGTGGAGGCCCTACGTCACGGCATGCCTCCCGCGACGGGGATCGGCTTCGGGATCGAGCGGATCGTGATGGCGCTCACCGGAGCGAAATCGATCAAGGACGTGATCCTCTTCCCGCAAGTTCGGTCCCGCTGA